In the Streptomyces sp. BHT-5-2 genome, one interval contains:
- a CDS encoding CAP domain-containing protein, whose amino-acid sequence MGRHRRSAPQIPERPRTGQVDGPTDAAAPAGHRGHRAARRTAPVRTGLLGASAAVAMGAVAVASGLVPGGGRFVGVGGDGADRVRAGTLPDALPQESFSAPVTGPSDVAGRDGGDVSRGGTGGDGGNAASRGAGRTGPATSPASPTAAPSASRAVASPTRVPGGRPSASPTGGTATATPRPSASPTATPIAGGGTEAAAEAEVVSLVNQARAEAGCAPVAAGDQLTGLAERFSDDMARRGFFGHTDPDGHTPWDRARAHDIADLGGENIARGQADAHSVMDSWMSSPGHRANILNCEYKSLGVGAHFGPGGPWWAQEFGF is encoded by the coding sequence ATGGGCCGCCATCGACGCTCTGCTCCCCAGATACCGGAACGCCCTCGTACGGGGCAGGTTGACGGTCCGACGGATGCGGCCGCGCCCGCGGGGCACCGGGGTCACCGCGCGGCCCGCCGGACCGCGCCGGTGCGCACCGGACTGCTCGGCGCCTCGGCCGCGGTGGCGATGGGCGCGGTGGCGGTGGCGTCCGGACTCGTCCCGGGCGGCGGGCGGTTCGTGGGGGTCGGCGGCGACGGCGCCGACCGGGTGCGGGCCGGCACGCTGCCGGACGCCCTGCCGCAGGAGAGCTTCTCCGCGCCGGTGACCGGCCCCTCGGACGTGGCCGGGCGGGACGGCGGGGACGTGAGCAGGGGCGGGACGGGCGGGGACGGCGGGAACGCCGCCTCGCGGGGCGCGGGGCGGACCGGTCCGGCGACCTCCCCCGCCTCGCCCACCGCCGCCCCGTCGGCGTCCCGGGCCGTCGCGTCCCCGACCCGGGTGCCCGGCGGCCGGCCGTCCGCGTCGCCCACCGGCGGCACCGCCACCGCCACCCCCCGGCCCTCGGCGTCCCCGACCGCCACCCCGATCGCCGGCGGCGGCACCGAGGCGGCAGCCGAGGCCGAGGTGGTCTCGCTGGTCAACCAGGCGCGGGCCGAGGCGGGCTGCGCGCCGGTCGCCGCCGGCGACCAACTGACCGGTCTGGCCGAGCGGTTCAGCGACGACATGGCCCGGCGCGGGTTCTTCGGCCACACCGACCCCGACGGCCACACGCCCTGGGACCGGGCCCGCGCCCATGACATAGCCGACCTCGGCGGGGAGAACATCGCCCGCGGCCAGGCCGACGCGCACTCCGTGATGGACTCGTGGATGAGCAGCCCGGGACACCGCGCCAACATCCTCAACTGCGAGTACAAGTCCCTCGGCGTCGGCGCGCACTTCGGGCCGGGCGGCCCGTGGTGGGCCCAGGAGTTCGGCTTCTGA
- the rsmD gene encoding 16S rRNA (guanine(966)-N(2))-methyltransferase RsmD codes for MTRVIAGAAGGRRLAVPPGNGTRPTSDRAREGMFSTWESLDGPLTGARVLDLYGGSGAVGLEALSRGAAHVLLVEADARALRTIRENVRAVGLPGAEVRAGKAEQTAAAPAPDEPYDIVFLDPPYAVGDAELREILLTLRGQGWLAEEALVTVERSTRGGTFAWPDGFEAIRARRYGEGTLWYGRAASASAEPTSATVS; via the coding sequence ATGACCCGCGTGATCGCCGGTGCGGCCGGCGGCCGCCGCCTCGCCGTACCGCCGGGCAACGGCACCCGCCCCACCTCCGACCGGGCGCGCGAGGGCATGTTCTCCACCTGGGAGTCGCTCGACGGCCCGCTGACCGGCGCCCGGGTCCTCGACCTCTACGGCGGCTCCGGCGCGGTCGGCCTGGAGGCGCTCTCCCGCGGCGCCGCGCACGTCCTGCTGGTCGAGGCCGACGCCCGCGCGCTGCGCACCATCCGCGAGAACGTCAGGGCGGTCGGCCTGCCCGGCGCCGAGGTCCGGGCCGGCAAGGCCGAGCAGACCGCCGCCGCCCCGGCCCCCGACGAGCCGTACGACATCGTCTTCCTGGACCCGCCCTACGCCGTCGGCGACGCCGAACTCCGCGAGATCCTGCTCACACTCCGTGGTCAGGGGTGGCTTGCCGAGGAGGCACTCGTCACCGTGGAGCGGAGTACCCGGGGCGGCACGTTCGCCTGGCCGGACGGATTCGAAGCGATCAGGGCCCGTCGCTACGGCGAGGGGACGCTTTGGTACGGTCGCGCCGCCTCGGCGTCCGCCGAACCGACATCAGCAACCGTGTCATGA
- the mutM gene encoding bifunctional DNA-formamidopyrimidine glycosylase/DNA-(apurinic or apyrimidinic site) lyase: MPELPEVEVVRRGLERWVSGRTIEAVEVRHPRAVRRHTAGAADFAARLTGLRVGPARRRGKYLWLPVTGGGPASQSAAEGIAPVVTPSVTHGLAILAHLGMSGQLLVQPQDAPDEKHLRIRIRFTDTGAPPEAAGTELRFVDQRTFGGLSLHDTVPGDPDLLPDVIAHIARDPLDPAFDDAAFHDALHRRRTTIKRALLDQTLISGVGNIYADEALWRSRLHYDRPTATFTRPRSAELLGHVRDVMTAALAVGGTSFDSLYVNVNGESGYFERSLDAYGREDEPCRRCGTPIRRRPWMNRSSYFCPRCQRPPRPR; the protein is encoded by the coding sequence GTGCCCGAGCTGCCCGAGGTCGAGGTCGTCCGCCGCGGACTGGAACGCTGGGTCAGCGGCCGCACCATCGAGGCCGTCGAGGTCCGCCACCCGCGCGCCGTCCGCCGGCACACCGCCGGCGCGGCGGACTTCGCCGCCCGGCTCACCGGCCTGCGCGTCGGCCCGGCCCGCCGCCGCGGCAAGTACCTCTGGCTCCCGGTGACCGGCGGCGGCCCGGCCTCCCAGAGCGCCGCCGAGGGCATCGCCCCCGTCGTCACCCCGTCCGTCACCCACGGTCTGGCGATCCTCGCCCACCTCGGCATGAGCGGCCAGCTGCTGGTCCAGCCGCAGGACGCCCCCGACGAGAAGCACCTGCGGATCCGGATCCGCTTCACCGACACCGGCGCCCCGCCCGAGGCGGCCGGTACCGAGCTGCGCTTCGTCGACCAGCGCACCTTCGGCGGCCTCTCGCTGCACGACACCGTGCCCGGCGACCCCGACCTGCTCCCCGACGTGATCGCGCACATCGCCCGGGACCCGCTCGACCCGGCCTTCGACGACGCCGCCTTCCACGACGCGCTGCACCGCCGCCGGACGACGATCAAGCGCGCGCTCCTCGACCAGACCCTGATCAGCGGCGTCGGCAACATCTACGCCGACGAGGCGCTGTGGCGCTCCCGGCTCCACTACGACCGGCCCACCGCCACCTTCACCCGGCCCCGCTCCGCCGAGCTGCTCGGCCACGTCCGGGACGTGATGACCGCCGCGCTGGCCGTCGGCGGCACCAGCTTCGACAGCCTGTACGTCAACGTCAACGGCGAGTCCGGCTACTTCGAGCGCTCCCTGGACGCCTACGGCCGCGAGGACGAGCCCTGCCGCCGCTGCGGTACGCCGATCCGCCGCCGTCCCTGGATGAACCGGTCCAGCTACTTCTGCCCGCGCTGTCAGCGCCCGCCGCGGCCGCGCTGA
- a CDS encoding DUF177 domain-containing protein gives MFDTRELGRRPGTLKRLSRSVEAPADLGNEVIGVPQGAAVELDLRLEAVMDGVLVTGTARATVTGECVRCLEPLEQVLEADFQEMFAYPDADARTTESGDDAEDEEDTLHLEDDLFDLEPVLRDAVVLALPLQPVCREDCPGLCSDCGARLADDPDHHHDAVDMRWAALKELVGSDQDDEMDNEPRRDGGDEPQEK, from the coding sequence GTGTTCGACACACGCGAGCTGGGCCGACGTCCCGGCACGCTCAAGCGGCTCTCCCGCTCCGTCGAGGCCCCCGCGGACCTCGGCAACGAGGTCATCGGAGTGCCCCAGGGCGCGGCCGTTGAGCTCGACCTCCGCCTGGAAGCGGTCATGGACGGGGTGCTTGTCACAGGCACCGCCCGTGCGACCGTGACGGGGGAGTGCGTAAGGTGTCTGGAGCCGCTGGAGCAAGTGCTCGAAGCGGACTTCCAGGAGATGTTCGCCTACCCCGACGCCGACGCCCGGACCACCGAGTCCGGCGACGACGCCGAGGACGAGGAGGACACCCTCCACCTCGAGGACGACCTGTTCGACCTTGAACCCGTGCTGCGGGACGCGGTAGTGCTGGCACTGCCGCTGCAGCCGGTGTGCCGGGAGGACTGCCCGGGCCTGTGCTCCGACTGCGGGGCACGGCTGGCGGACGACCCGGACCACCACCACGACGCCGTCGACATGCGCTGGGCGGCACTGAAGGAACTCGTCGGGTCCGACCAGGACGACGAGATGGACAATGAACCCCGCCGCGACGGCGGGGATGAACCTCAGGAGAAGTAG
- the coaD gene encoding pantetheine-phosphate adenylyltransferase, with the protein MRRAVCPGSFDPITNGHLDIIARASRLYDVVHVAVMINQSKKGLFTVEERIDLIRRATAEYGNVEVESFHGLLVDFCKQRDIPAIVKGLRAVSDFDYELQMAQMNNGLSGVETLFVPTNPTYSFLSSSLVKEVAAWGGDVSHLVPPFVLEALTERLRNKP; encoded by the coding sequence TTGCGCCGCGCCGTCTGTCCGGGGTCCTTCGACCCCATCACCAACGGGCACCTGGACATCATCGCCCGGGCCTCCAGGCTGTACGACGTCGTGCACGTCGCCGTCATGATCAACCAGTCCAAGAAGGGCCTGTTCACGGTCGAGGAGCGGATCGACCTGATCCGGCGGGCCACCGCCGAGTACGGCAACGTCGAGGTCGAGTCCTTCCACGGTCTGCTCGTCGACTTCTGCAAGCAGCGCGACATCCCCGCCATCGTCAAGGGTCTGCGCGCGGTCAGCGACTTCGACTACGAACTCCAGATGGCCCAGATGAACAACGGCCTCTCCGGGGTGGAGACGCTCTTCGTGCCCACCAACCCCACCTACAGCTTCCTCTCCTCCAGCCTGGTCAAGGAGGTCGCGGCCTGGGGCGGCGACGTCTCCCACCTGGTCCCGCCGTTCGTCCTCGAAGCGCTGACCGAACGGCTCCGCAACAAGCCGTGA
- the rnc gene encoding ribonuclease III, translating to MTGTVSSPKKAEDSPSSLRGRGDETAPADTASSLSLLEGRLGYTLESALLVRALTHRSYAYENGGLPTNERLEFLGDSVLGLVVTDTLYRIHPDLPEGQLAKLRAAVVNSRALAEVGRGLDLGAFIRLGRGEEGTGGRDKASILADTLEAVIGAVYLDQGLDAAGELVHRLFDPLIEKSSSLGAGLDWKTSLQELTATEGLGVPEYLVTETGPDHEKTFTAAARVGGVSYGTGTGRSKKEAEQQAAESAWRAIRAAADEAAGKTPSGGDPTQASGDTASPTH from the coding sequence GTGACAGGCACTGTGTCTAGCCCGAAGAAGGCAGAGGACAGCCCTTCGTCACTGCGCGGGCGCGGCGACGAAACGGCACCGGCGGACACGGCCTCGTCCCTCTCGCTTCTGGAAGGGCGGCTCGGGTACACACTTGAGTCCGCCCTTCTGGTGCGTGCGCTGACGCATCGCTCGTACGCCTACGAGAACGGCGGTCTGCCCACCAACGAGCGGCTCGAATTCCTCGGGGATTCGGTGCTCGGCCTGGTTGTCACGGACACGCTGTACCGCATCCACCCTGACCTGCCGGAAGGCCAGCTGGCCAAACTGCGGGCCGCGGTGGTCAACTCGCGGGCGCTCGCCGAGGTGGGCCGCGGCCTCGACCTCGGCGCCTTCATCCGCCTCGGCCGGGGCGAAGAGGGCACGGGCGGCCGGGACAAGGCCAGCATCCTCGCCGACACCCTGGAAGCGGTGATCGGCGCGGTCTATCTCGACCAGGGCCTCGACGCGGCCGGCGAGCTGGTGCACCGGCTCTTCGACCCGCTCATCGAGAAGTCCTCCAGCCTGGGCGCCGGCCTGGACTGGAAGACCAGTCTCCAGGAGCTCACCGCGACCGAGGGACTCGGCGTTCCCGAGTACCTGGTCACCGAGACCGGCCCCGACCACGAGAAGACTTTCACTGCTGCCGCCCGCGTCGGTGGTGTCTCGTACGGCACCGGCACCGGCCGCAGCAAGAAGGAAGCCGAGCAGCAGGCGGCCGAGTCCGCGTGGCGCGCGATCCGCGCCGCGGCGGACGAGGCGGCCGGGAAGACGCCGAGCGGCGGCGACCCGACGCAGGCTTCCGGCGACACCGCGTCGCCGACACACTGA
- a CDS encoding chromosome segregation SMC family protein yields the protein MHLKSLTLRGFKSFASATTLRFEPGITCVVGPNGSGKSNVVDALSWVMGEQGAKSLRGGKMEDVIFAGTTGRPPLGRAEVSLTIDNSDGALPIEYAEVTLTRIMFRNGGSEYQINGDTCRLLDIQELLSDSGIGREMHVIVGQGQLDSVLHADPMGRRAFIEEAAGVLKHRKRKEKALRKLDAMKANLARVQDLTDELRRQLKPLGRQAAVARRAAVIQADLRDARLRLLADDLVMLRRALAAEIADEAALKARKEAVEERLRAARRSEAALEAEVAALAPRLQRAQQTWYALSQLAERVRGTVSLAEARVRSAAAVPPEEQRGRDPEDLEREAARIREQEAELSAALEAAARALDDTVEHRAALERQLADEERRLRDVARALADRREGLARLSGQVTAARGRAASAQAEIGRLVEARDAARSRAVAAQEEYEQLRAEVDGLDADDEEITGRYGAARRELAEAESALTAAREALTAAERERAATAARHDALALGLRRKDGTGALLAAADRIGGVLGPAAELLTVTPGFEVPVAAALGAAADAVAVTDPAAAAEALRLLRKEDAGRAAMVLGGSRPARVPAPARALEAEEAVAVAAAVDGTERAGGEPAAGSGAAGGPGTPGGPVPAHELVHGPRELTASVARLLREVVVVGTLAEAEELVAARPELTAVTADGDLLGAHFAQGGSAGAPSLLEVQASVDEAAAELTELAARCDGLAEARRAAEERRTECAALVEELDARRRAADREKSKVAGDLGRLAGQARAAAGEAERSAAAAARAEEALARASEEAEELAARLAAAEEDPGADDEEPDTAVRDRLAADGANARQTEMEARLQARTHEERVKALAGRADSLDRAARAEREARTRAERRRARLRHEAAVAGAVASGARQLLAHIEVSVLRAEEEQAAAERAKDEREKALAAEREQGRELVAELDKLTDSVHRGEVLGAEKRLRIEQLEGRALEELGVEPAALVAEYGPDQPVPPSPPAEGEELPDDPDHPRNRPVAYDRAAQEKRLKAAERAYQQLGKVNPLALEEFAALEERHQFLSEQLEDLKKTRADLLRVVKEVDERVEQVFTEAYHDTAREFEGVFARLFPGGEGRLVLTNPDDMLSTGVDVEARPPGKKVKRLSLLSGGERSLTAVALLVSIFKARPSPFYVMDEVEAALDDTNLQRLIRIMEELQESSQLIVITHQKRTMEVADALYGVSMQGDGVSKVISQRLR from the coding sequence GTGCACCTGAAGAGTCTGACCCTGCGAGGCTTCAAGTCCTTCGCCTCCGCCACGACGCTCCGGTTCGAACCGGGCATCACCTGCGTCGTGGGCCCCAACGGTTCCGGCAAGTCCAACGTCGTGGACGCGCTGTCGTGGGTCATGGGGGAGCAGGGCGCCAAGTCGCTGCGCGGCGGCAAGATGGAGGACGTCATCTTCGCCGGGACGACCGGGCGGCCGCCGCTGGGCCGCGCCGAGGTCTCGCTGACGATCGACAACTCCGACGGTGCGCTGCCCATCGAGTACGCCGAAGTCACCCTGACCCGGATCATGTTCCGCAACGGCGGCAGCGAGTACCAGATCAACGGCGACACCTGCCGGCTGCTGGACATCCAGGAACTGCTCTCCGACTCCGGCATCGGCCGCGAGATGCATGTGATCGTCGGCCAGGGGCAGCTCGACTCCGTTCTGCACGCCGACCCGATGGGCCGCCGGGCGTTCATCGAGGAGGCGGCCGGCGTCCTCAAGCACCGCAAGCGCAAGGAGAAGGCGCTGCGGAAGCTGGACGCGATGAAGGCCAACCTCGCCCGTGTCCAGGACCTGACCGACGAACTGCGGCGGCAGCTGAAGCCGCTGGGCCGGCAGGCCGCGGTCGCCCGGCGCGCGGCCGTCATCCAGGCCGATCTGCGGGACGCCCGGCTGCGGCTGCTCGCCGACGACCTCGTCATGCTGCGCCGGGCGCTGGCCGCGGAGATCGCCGACGAGGCGGCGCTGAAGGCGCGCAAGGAGGCCGTGGAGGAGCGGCTGCGCGCCGCCCGGCGGAGCGAGGCGGCGCTGGAGGCGGAGGTGGCGGCCCTCGCCCCGCGGCTCCAGCGGGCCCAGCAGACCTGGTACGCGCTGTCCCAGCTCGCCGAGCGGGTGCGCGGCACGGTCTCGTTGGCCGAGGCCCGGGTGCGCAGCGCCGCGGCGGTCCCGCCGGAGGAGCAGCGCGGCCGGGACCCCGAGGACCTGGAGCGGGAGGCCGCCCGGATCCGCGAGCAGGAGGCGGAGTTGAGCGCCGCGCTGGAGGCGGCCGCCCGGGCCCTGGACGACACCGTCGAGCACCGGGCCGCGCTGGAGCGCCAGTTGGCGGACGAGGAGCGGCGGCTGCGGGACGTCGCCCGGGCGCTGGCCGACCGGCGCGAGGGCCTGGCCCGGCTGAGCGGGCAGGTCACCGCCGCCCGCGGCCGGGCCGCGTCGGCACAGGCGGAGATCGGCCGGCTGGTCGAGGCCCGGGACGCCGCCCGGAGCCGGGCGGTCGCGGCCCAGGAGGAGTACGAGCAGCTCAGGGCCGAGGTCGACGGGCTGGACGCGGACGACGAGGAGATCACCGGGCGGTACGGGGCGGCCCGGCGCGAGCTGGCGGAGGCCGAGTCAGCGCTGACCGCGGCGCGGGAGGCGCTGACCGCGGCGGAGCGGGAGCGGGCCGCGACCGCCGCCCGGCACGACGCGCTGGCCCTCGGGCTGCGCCGGAAGGACGGCACCGGCGCGCTGCTGGCCGCCGCGGACCGGATCGGCGGGGTGCTCGGGCCGGCGGCCGAACTGCTGACCGTCACGCCGGGCTTCGAGGTCCCGGTGGCGGCCGCGCTGGGCGCCGCCGCCGACGCGGTCGCGGTCACCGACCCGGCCGCCGCGGCGGAGGCGCTGCGGCTGCTGCGCAAGGAGGACGCGGGGCGGGCGGCGATGGTGCTGGGCGGCAGCCGACCCGCCCGGGTGCCGGCACCGGCCCGGGCCCTGGAGGCCGAGGAGGCCGTGGCGGTGGCGGCCGCGGTGGACGGCACCGAGCGGGCCGGCGGCGAGCCGGCCGCGGGGAGCGGTGCCGCCGGCGGGCCGGGGACGCCCGGCGGGCCCGTGCCCGCTCATGAACTCGTCCACGGGCCGCGGGAGTTGACCGCCTCGGTGGCCCGGCTGCTGCGCGAGGTGGTGGTCGTCGGGACGCTGGCGGAGGCCGAGGAGCTGGTGGCGGCGCGGCCGGAGCTGACCGCCGTCACCGCGGACGGCGATCTGCTGGGGGCGCACTTCGCCCAGGGCGGCTCGGCGGGGGCGCCGAGTCTGCTGGAGGTGCAGGCGTCCGTCGACGAGGCGGCGGCCGAGCTCACGGAGCTGGCGGCGCGCTGCGACGGGCTGGCCGAGGCCCGGCGGGCGGCGGAGGAGCGGCGTACGGAGTGTGCGGCGCTGGTCGAGGAGTTGGACGCCCGGCGGCGCGCGGCGGACCGGGAGAAGTCGAAGGTCGCCGGGGACCTGGGGCGGCTCGCCGGGCAGGCGCGGGCGGCCGCGGGGGAGGCGGAACGATCCGCCGCCGCCGCGGCCCGGGCCGAGGAGGCACTGGCGCGGGCCTCGGAGGAGGCGGAGGAACTGGCCGCCCGGCTCGCCGCGGCCGAGGAGGACCCGGGGGCGGACGACGAGGAGCCCGACACCGCCGTCCGTGACCGGCTGGCCGCCGACGGCGCCAACGCCCGGCAGACCGAGATGGAGGCCCGGCTCCAGGCGCGGACGCACGAGGAGCGGGTCAAGGCGCTCGCCGGGCGGGCGGATTCGTTGGACCGCGCGGCGCGGGCGGAGCGCGAGGCCCGCACCCGGGCCGAACGGCGGCGGGCCCGGCTGCGCCACGAGGCGGCGGTGGCCGGGGCGGTGGCCTCGGGCGCGCGGCAGCTGCTGGCGCACATCGAGGTGTCGGTGCTGCGGGCCGAGGAGGAGCAGGCCGCCGCGGAGCGCGCCAAGGACGAGCGGGAGAAGGCGCTGGCGGCCGAGCGCGAGCAGGGCCGGGAGCTGGTGGCCGAGCTGGACAAGCTGACCGACTCGGTGCACCGCGGCGAGGTGCTGGGCGCGGAGAAGCGGCTGCGCATCGAGCAGTTGGAGGGCCGGGCGCTGGAGGAGCTGGGCGTCGAACCGGCCGCGCTGGTCGCGGAGTACGGTCCCGACCAGCCCGTCCCGCCGTCCCCGCCCGCCGAGGGCGAGGAGCTCCCCGACGACCCGGACCATCCGCGGAACCGGCCGGTGGCCTACGACCGTGCCGCCCAGGAGAAGCGCCTCAAGGCCGCTGAGCGGGCGTACCAGCAGCTCGGGAAGGTGAACCCGCTCGCGCTGGAGGAGTTCGCGGCCCTGGAGGAGCGCCACCAGTTCCTCAGCGAGCAGCTTGAAGACTTGAAGAAGACCCGGGCCGACCTGCTGCGGGTGGTCAAGGAGGTCGACGAGCGGGTCGAGCAGGTCTTCACCGAGGCGTACCACGACACCGCGCGGGAGTTCGAGGGCGTCTTCGCGCGGCTCTTCCCGGGTGGCGAGGGCCGGCTGGTGCTGACCAACCCGGACGACATGCTGTCCACCGGGGTGGACGTGGAGGCGCGGCCGCCGGGCAAGAAGGTCAAGCGGCTCTCGCTGCTGTCCGGTGGCGAGCGGTCGCTGACCGCGGTGGCGCTGCTGGTGTCGATCTTCAAGGCGCGGCCCAGCCCGTTCTATGTGATGGACGAGGTGGAGGCGGCGCTGGACGACACCAATCTGCAGCGGCTGATCCGGATCATGGAGGAGCTGCAGGAGAGTTCGCAGCTGATCGTGATCACGCACCAGAAGCGGACGATGGAGGTCGCCGACGCGCTCTACGGCGTCTCGATGCAGGGCGACGGCGTCTCGAAGGTGATCAGCCAGCGGCTGCGCTGA
- a CDS encoding ATP synthase F0 subunit B, whose product MDVQKKLDDIVATVGSARSVPMSASCVVNRAELLAMLEDVRTALPGSLAEAQELLGGREQMVEQARVEAERIIESAHSQRGSLVSDTEVARRAQDEADRILAEARREAEEIRVQADDYVDSKLANFEVVLTKTIGAVDRGREKLLGRGPGLDEQGYPVADDAEAPERSADPEILRQRADAYVDTKFGAFQAVLTKTLEAVGRGRDKLQGAQPIDELGAHLAAQSDPQAGAPPQADAEYLAGLAGVAPVQEAPPAAPQDLTQGPQPGYYDGQAAAYQQPDGYSYQHAEQVPYTQHQDPYGYDWQQQAQQQAAQLPPQGYDTGVGYDPQQLPPQPQHTPHTPGAQPAALDETSLFDTSLINLDQLRQYEEGRH is encoded by the coding sequence GTGGACGTCCAGAAGAAGCTCGACGACATCGTCGCAACCGTCGGCAGCGCCCGGTCCGTGCCCATGTCCGCCTCGTGCGTGGTCAACCGCGCCGAGCTGCTCGCCATGCTGGAGGACGTGCGCACCGCGCTGCCCGGTTCCCTCGCCGAGGCGCAGGAACTCCTCGGCGGGCGCGAGCAGATGGTGGAGCAGGCCCGCGTCGAGGCCGAGCGGATCATCGAGTCCGCGCACAGCCAGCGCGGTTCGCTGGTCTCGGACACCGAGGTGGCCCGCCGGGCCCAGGACGAGGCGGACCGGATCCTGGCCGAGGCGCGCCGCGAGGCCGAGGAGATCCGCGTCCAGGCCGACGACTACGTCGACAGCAAGCTCGCCAACTTCGAGGTCGTGCTCACCAAGACCATCGGTGCCGTCGACCGCGGCCGCGAGAAGCTGCTCGGCCGCGGCCCCGGCCTCGACGAGCAGGGCTACCCCGTGGCGGACGACGCCGAGGCCCCCGAGCGCAGCGCCGACCCCGAGATCCTCCGGCAGCGCGCCGACGCCTACGTGGACACCAAGTTCGGCGCCTTCCAGGCCGTCCTCACCAAGACCCTGGAAGCGGTCGGCCGCGGCCGCGACAAGCTCCAGGGCGCCCAGCCGATCGACGAGCTCGGCGCCCACCTCGCCGCCCAGAGCGACCCGCAGGCCGGCGCCCCGCCGCAGGCGGACGCGGAGTACCTCGCCGGCCTGGCGGGCGTCGCCCCCGTCCAGGAGGCCCCGCCGGCCGCGCCCCAGGACCTGACCCAGGGCCCGCAGCCCGGCTACTACGACGGCCAGGCCGCCGCCTACCAGCAACCGGACGGCTACTCCTACCAGCACGCCGAGCAGGTCCCCTACACCCAGCACCAGGACCCCTACGGCTACGACTGGCAGCAGCAGGCCCAGCAGCAGGCCGCCCAGCTTCCCCCGCAGGGCTACGACACCGGCGTCGGCTACGACCCGCAGCAGCTGCCCCCGCAGCCCCAGCACACTCCCCACACCCCCGGCGCCCAGCCCGCAGCCCTGGACGAGACCAGCCTCTTCGACACCAGCCTGATCAACCTCGACCAGCTGCGTCAGTACGAGGAAGGGCGCCACTAG
- the rpmF gene encoding 50S ribosomal protein L32 → MAVPKRKMSRSNTRHRRSQWKAAVPTLVACERCQEPKQQHIACPSCGTYNKRQVIAV, encoded by the coding sequence GTGGCTGTTCCGAAGCGGAAGATGTCGCGCAGCAACACGCGCCACCGCCGGTCGCAGTGGAAGGCTGCGGTCCCCACCCTGGTTGCGTGCGAGCGTTGCCAGGAGCCGAAGCAGCAGCACATCGCGTGCCCGAGCTGCGGCACCTACAACAAGCGCCAGGTCATCGCGGTCTGA
- a CDS encoding acylphosphatase, which translates to MDEEVRMTAWVRGRVQEVGFRWFTRANALRIGGLTGFAVNLGDGRVQVVAEGPKDRCAELLEWLRTGDTPGRVDGVTEIWATPRGGYDGFEIR; encoded by the coding sequence ATGGACGAGGAAGTGCGGATGACCGCGTGGGTACGCGGGCGGGTCCAGGAAGTTGGGTTCCGCTGGTTCACCCGAGCGAACGCCTTGCGCATCGGTGGGCTCACCGGCTTCGCGGTCAATCTCGGCGACGGCCGCGTCCAGGTCGTCGCCGAGGGACCGAAGGACCGCTGCGCGGAGTTGCTGGAGTGGCTCCGCACCGGGGACACGCCCGGGCGCGTCGACGGCGTCACTGAGATTTGGGCCACGCCGCGGGGCGGCTACGACGGCTTCGAGATCCGCTGA